One genomic segment of Syngnathus typhle isolate RoL2023-S1 ecotype Sweden linkage group LG8, RoL_Styp_1.0, whole genome shotgun sequence includes these proteins:
- the LOC133158622 gene encoding uncharacterized protein LOC133158622 has translation MPKKGRRSQSVKLSWERRAKTRSSQAPLPPSADISARHERAVEATDRLTNDLQMNNYDTNDKQMITNDILHSEKKIAADVSIDVTVPVQQDLVMYVMATHSQDHPRYGQSRNSQCVANSVTFLAFLQDINNLTTSDLDAVLSVGNELYTCTVAALKARGCFLNSFLTVDELPEIVSSSTKQHVLIRSMSMCGFFTSFHGDALFLNLCDRLECLTSEVCCALLIMQTTCIAVFRDRQGKYGYFDPHSRGRDGLPAPNGTAVMMLFVRLNDLRNKLTELYTRLECTCNSQYELVPVQFEPIDVPTNDIEMVPCTSLQSVLGDVDDDGVSKAVSETSYLEMSDSTTPAGEQRHCDELIDEDGEVVSWTTGKELQRLSKIPKSSRRKFLRRMKKQESLNAKSEQRLTKQELKRINKNLRNKERYSQNLETRQRKRCYVTMRYQQDVHFRAKQRSYYTQRCKTDHIFKKKNHSRFLLRYKTDNCFRMGRCTYRTQRYRDDPEFNARQRSYVMQRYHDDPEFNARQRSYVKQRYRDDPEFNAVLLK, from the coding sequence ATGCCGAAAAAGGGCAGGAGATCACAGTCCGTGAAGTTGTCCTGGGAGCGACGTGCTAAAACACGTAGCTCCCAAGCACCTCTTCCACCTTCTGCTGATATCTCTGCCCGGCATGAGCGTGCTGTTGAAGCAACTGACAGACTTACAAATGATTTGCAAATGAACAACTATGATACAAACGACAAGCAAATGATAACAAACGATATACTACACTCTGAGAAGAAGATCGCTGCTGATGTTTCCATTGATGTAACGGTACCAGTGCAACAGGATTTGGTAATGTACGTGATGGCAACTCACAGCCAAGACCATCCGAGATACGGCCAATCCAGAAACAGTCAATGTGTGGCTAATTCTGTAACGTTTTTGGCTTTCCTGCAGGATATAAATAACTTGACTACGTCTGACCTGGATGCTGTTCTCAGTGTGGGTAATGAACTGTATACATGTACTGTGGCTGCATTGAAAGCCCGAGGATGCTTTCTAAACAGTTTTTTGACGGTTGATGAACTTCCAGAGATTGTAAGCAGTTCCACAAAACAGCATGTGTTAATTAGGAGTATGTCAATGTGTGGGTTTTTCACCTCTTTCCATGGAGATGCGCTCTTTCTGAACCTTTGTGACAGACTTGAGTGCTTGACATCTGAGGTCTGTTGTGCTCTTCTGATTATGCAGACGacgtgcattgctgttttccgtGACCGCCAAGGCAAGTACGGATATTTTGATCCCCACTCTAGAGGACGAGATGGCCTCCCTGCTCCCAATGgcacagctgtcatgatgcttttcGTGCGTCTGAATGACCTTAGAAATAAATTGACAGAGCTCTACACGCGTTTGGAATGTACCTGTAATTCTCAGTATGAGCTTGTACCGGTTCAGTTTGAACCTATTGATGTTCCTACAAATGACATTGAGATGGTGCCATGTACTTCATTGCAATCTGTGCTGGGAGATGTTGACGACGACGGTGTAAGCAAAGCTGTTTCCGAGACTTCATATTTGGAGATGAGTGATTCTACAACACCTGCTGGCGAACAACGTCACTGCGACGAGTTGATCGATGAGGATGGCGAAGTGGTTTCTTGGACTACAGGTAAAGAGCTCCAACGCTTGTCAAAAATTCCGAAATCAAGTAGGAGAAAATTTCTAAGACGAATGAAGAAACAGGAAAGTTTGAATGCTAAATCTGAacaaagacttacaaaacaggaactaaagagaataaataaaaatctgagaaaTAAGGAAAGGTACAGTCAAAATTTAGAGACAAGACAGAGGAAGAGGTGTTATGTTACAATGCGTTATCAGCAAGACGTACATTTTCGCGCGAAACAAAGGTCGTATTATACACAGCGTTGTAAGACTGATCATAtctttaagaagaaaaatcattcCCGCTTCTTACTTCGTTATAAGACGGATAATTGTTTTCGAATGGGACGATGCACCTACAGAACGCAACgctaccgtgacgaccctgagtttaatgcaaggcaacgttcctacgtaatgcaacgttaccatgacgaccctgagtttaacgcaaggcaacgttcctacgtaaagcaacgttaccgtgacgaccctgagtttaacgcagtgcttctcaaatag